In a genomic window of Calditrichota bacterium:
- a CDS encoding DUF4252 domain-containing protein — translation MKCKNVLLFLAVLWISTAWAQENYEKMPGYVDLKGIEEFKNADETVEVFITKRLLKLVASFSTGQDSSLANLIKNLALIRVEKFNIPAKKIEKVKKLIEKTSKKLKSQNWESTLKARKKDKVTEIFLKEEKGKVAGLLIMSVDNSGKAVFVNIVGNIDLDQLGKLSQKFNIPKLDSLSGKK, via the coding sequence ATGAAGTGTAAAAATGTTTTATTATTCTTGGCAGTGCTATGGATTTCCACAGCATGGGCTCAGGAAAATTACGAAAAAATGCCCGGCTACGTGGATTTGAAAGGAATCGAAGAGTTCAAAAATGCTGACGAGACCGTGGAAGTATTCATTACCAAACGGCTGTTAAAACTGGTAGCGTCGTTTTCCACAGGACAGGATTCTTCGCTTGCTAATTTAATCAAAAATTTAGCATTAATCCGAGTAGAAAAATTTAACATCCCGGCTAAAAAGATCGAGAAAGTGAAAAAGCTGATCGAAAAAACATCGAAAAAACTCAAATCGCAAAACTGGGAGAGCACGTTAAAAGCAAGAAAAAAAGATAAAGTAACAGAAATTTTCCTCAAAGAGGAAAAAGGGAAAGTGGCGGGCTTATTGATCATGTCCGTAGATAATAGTGGAAAAGCAGTGTTCGTAAACATTGTCGGAAACATCGACCTGGATCAGCTTGGGAAATTGAGCCAAAAATTTAATATTCCGAAATTGGATAGTTTGTCCGGCAAAAAATAG
- a CDS encoding carbohydrate binding family 9 domain-containing protein gives MRFKLLFKKQNVTVPFRVILIGITALLLNVNFSIAGSANVSEKELSSQKLLPVKKISGKIHIDGRLDENFWQQAKFSDEFQQQEPGDGDPPSERTEIAALYNGDYLYFGIKCFDSEPDKIIRTELRRDKRMDNDDYFEILLDTYHDKRSGFYFIFNPYGTKRDAKLDDEGRNYNPEWDGIWECKAKISNEGWFAEVAIPWKTLRFVEGQEIYFGANFGRMIRRKNEKLDWNHIPREVGTWSIFKLTYAGHLGPFQGLRQGGNLEFQPFLIGGLQNDQETDFNFVKDADMGVDAKVNITSNLVADLTFNTDFAQVEADQERVNLTRFSLYFPEKRDFFLEGAEIFNTSGGSRFFRGHGGGGTPQVFYSRRIGISDGRQIPLWGGAKITGKIGRTTIGVLNMQTRTKKYTSDDEQVTVPSTNFGVLRVKRDLFTRSSVGVLLTSKIEKNNSRNNQAFAIDSRMGFSPTISLTTLLAGSNTSDETNQKNKMANADFNWRTDLYGASMNYLDIQENFNPEMGFVRRTDIRKTFANLFYSPRSKRFQSVRKFSYSVSGSYLTDQQNYLLERNLSLNYRVFFENSARFMMRLAREYEYLSYDWEVRENIEIKEGIYQGYAFWATFRSNEAKPLNVSVSSTISQYYGGTRYSLNGGINWTGIPKFTVNSDYNFNQVELPNATFHTFTVSNRLIYAFSTEAYLKAYIQYNSDRLRFDDRVKWNVNILFRYIFRPGSDFYIVYNQEQLVGTDNDELTNRTLMAKVVYFWRK, from the coding sequence ATGCGCTTCAAATTATTATTTAAAAAACAAAATGTTACGGTGCCATTTCGAGTGATTTTGATCGGCATCACTGCCCTGCTGTTGAATGTAAATTTTTCAATTGCAGGGAGTGCTAATGTATCCGAGAAAGAATTAAGCAGTCAGAAGTTGCTTCCGGTGAAGAAGATTTCCGGAAAGATTCACATTGACGGACGTTTGGATGAAAATTTTTGGCAACAAGCTAAATTTTCCGATGAATTTCAGCAGCAGGAGCCCGGCGACGGCGATCCCCCCAGCGAAAGAACAGAGATTGCCGCTCTGTACAACGGCGATTATCTTTATTTCGGAATCAAATGTTTTGACTCGGAACCGGACAAAATAATCCGCACCGAACTCCGCCGCGACAAACGAATGGACAACGATGATTATTTTGAAATTTTGCTCGACACCTATCATGACAAGAGAAGCGGATTTTACTTCATTTTCAATCCCTACGGCACAAAGCGGGACGCAAAATTAGACGACGAGGGCAGAAATTACAATCCCGAATGGGACGGCATCTGGGAATGCAAAGCAAAAATTAGCAACGAAGGTTGGTTTGCCGAAGTGGCAATCCCCTGGAAAACGCTGCGCTTCGTTGAAGGCCAGGAAATCTATTTCGGCGCCAATTTCGGCAGAATGATCCGACGCAAAAATGAAAAATTAGACTGGAATCACATCCCGCGCGAAGTGGGCACGTGGTCCATTTTCAAACTGACTTATGCCGGGCATCTGGGACCTTTTCAGGGACTGCGCCAGGGCGGGAATCTGGAATTTCAGCCTTTTCTTATCGGCGGGCTGCAAAATGATCAGGAAACAGATTTTAATTTTGTCAAAGACGCGGACATGGGTGTGGACGCCAAAGTGAACATCACGTCCAATCTGGTCGCAGATTTGACTTTCAACACTGACTTTGCCCAGGTAGAAGCGGATCAGGAGCGGGTCAATCTGACACGATTTTCCCTTTACTTCCCGGAAAAAAGAGACTTCTTCCTCGAAGGGGCAGAAATTTTCAACACCAGCGGCGGAAGTCGCTTCTTTCGCGGTCACGGCGGTGGCGGAACTCCGCAAGTTTTTTACAGTCGGCGGATTGGCATCAGCGACGGCCGTCAGATTCCCCTCTGGGGCGGCGCAAAAATCACCGGCAAAATAGGCCGCACCACGATTGGCGTTTTGAACATGCAGACGCGCACAAAAAAATACACTTCTGACGATGAGCAGGTGACCGTGCCGTCGACGAATTTCGGCGTTCTGCGGGTAAAACGGGATTTGTTCACGCGTTCATCAGTGGGAGTTTTACTCACTTCAAAAATCGAAAAAAATAATTCCCGTAACAACCAGGCTTTTGCCATTGATTCGCGAATGGGATTTTCGCCGACGATAAGCCTCACCACGCTTCTCGCGGGCAGCAACACCTCAGACGAAACCAACCAAAAAAATAAAATGGCAAATGCTGATTTCAATTGGCGCACAGATCTTTACGGCGCCAGCATGAACTATCTGGATATTCAGGAAAATTTTAATCCGGAAATGGGATTTGTACGGCGAACTGACATTCGCAAGACATTCGCCAATCTATTCTATTCCCCGCGCAGCAAACGATTTCAATCTGTGAGAAAATTTTCCTATTCTGTTAGCGGCAGTTATCTCACCGACCAGCAAAATTATTTATTGGAAAGAAATTTGAGCCTGAATTACCGGGTTTTCTTCGAGAACAGCGCCCGTTTTATGATGCGCCTGGCGCGCGAATACGAATATCTCTCTTATGATTGGGAAGTGCGCGAAAATATTGAAATCAAAGAGGGCATTTACCAAGGCTACGCTTTTTGGGCAACTTTCCGCTCCAACGAAGCGAAGCCGCTGAATGTATCGGTAAGTTCGACGATATCGCAATACTACGGTGGTACGCGCTACTCTTTGAACGGCGGCATCAACTGGACCGGGATTCCCAAATTCACAGTCAATTCGGATTACAATTTCAATCAAGTCGAATTGCCCAACGCCACGTTCCACACATTCACAGTATCCAATCGGTTAATTTACGCCTTTTCCACCGAAGCCTATCTCAAAGCTTACATCCAGTACAACAGCGACCGTCTTCGCTTCGACGATCGCGTCAAATGGAATGTGAACATTCTGTTCCGCTATATTTTTCGGCCCGGGAGCGATTTCTACATTGTGTACAATCAGGAACAATTAGTGGGCACTGACAACGATGAATTAACCAATCGAACGTTGATGGCGAAGGTTGTTTATTTTTGGCGAAAGTAA